One Gloeobacter morelensis MG652769 DNA window includes the following coding sequences:
- a CDS encoding beta strand repeat-containing protein, producing the protein MLSAVALLATLLPIGAHITQARTATERLSPDTQARIGETFGKLPMRFEPNVGQTDSRVQYVSRGPGYSLLLGPTEAVMLLGTPDRSKSKLRSSMTAAERSEPKTAAIRMNLVGANPKARLAGKDVLPGKVNYLAGKDTGRWRTDVDTFERVEARGVWPGIDMVYYGNGRQLEYDFVVGPGVDPGRIAMDVAGARSLRLDGNGDLIIATALGEIRQHRPVVYQQIGGQKRQVAGRYVLNGRKVSFAVGEYDRSLPLVIDPILSYSTFAGGAEQDVGNDIVLGSDGSVYITGYTLSTSYPAVSAYDSSYAGGTEFGDIFITKLNAAGSQLVYSTYLGGTGDDFGSDIAVRENEAYVIGSTASTDFPTTTNAYDTSYGGGTYDAFVAKLNAAGNGLVYSTYLGGTLEDNGNGIVVGGGGAAYITGNTGSFDFPVTDGTADTTFNGGSDMFVTRLGAAGDALVYSTFTGGTLADSGNDIVQGSNDSVYVVGTTSGAGFPVTPNPGVYDVSFNGGGFDAVVTRFNSAGGRIYSTYLGGVGQDSGNAIALGSDGSVYVTGSTASSDFPTTSGAYDTSYNLLPDVFVTRLNAGATALVYSTFLGGALGDVGLGIVLDSAGNAYITGSTLSTNFPVTFGAYDTSYNGGTSFGDVFVSKLNALGDRLLYSTFIGGATDDYGSSIVVGSGGRIFITGATASIKYPTTSGAYDTSFDAATDVFISRFLVPVDGDFGANDNADIVWRNFGSGANTVWGMNGTAFSASVPLETVGDLNWRIGGTDDFNADGKLDILWRNQATGQNSVWLMDGTTRTGTATLTAVADLNWQIQGSGDYTGDGKPDILWRNFTTGANTIWKMNGTDFVESIALPAVSDPNWRIGGSADFTGDSKPDILWRNQATGANTVWTMDGTAFVASVTISSVADLNWRIGGTADYNRDGKPDILWRNYATGANSIWIMNGTTFVSSVALQAVSDLNWEIQAPR; encoded by the coding sequence GTGTTGTCGGCGGTTGCGCTGCTGGCGACGTTGCTGCCTATCGGCGCCCACATCACCCAGGCCAGGACGGCGACCGAGCGACTGTCCCCCGATACGCAGGCGCGCATCGGCGAAACTTTCGGCAAGTTGCCCATGCGCTTCGAACCGAATGTCGGTCAGACCGATTCGCGGGTGCAGTACGTCTCCCGCGGCCCCGGATACAGTTTGTTGCTCGGCCCCACCGAGGCGGTGATGCTCCTGGGCACACCGGATCGCTCCAAAAGTAAGCTGCGCTCCTCAATGACCGCTGCTGAGCGATCCGAACCCAAGACGGCGGCGATCCGCATGAACCTGGTGGGCGCCAATCCCAAGGCCCGGCTGGCCGGCAAAGACGTTTTGCCTGGCAAGGTGAACTATCTGGCCGGCAAGGATACCGGCAGATGGCGCACCGATGTGGATACCTTCGAGCGGGTTGAGGCCCGGGGGGTCTGGCCGGGAATTGATATGGTCTATTACGGAAACGGCCGGCAACTGGAGTACGACTTTGTGGTGGGGCCGGGGGTGGACCCGGGACGAATCGCGATGGACGTCGCCGGTGCCCGCAGCCTTCGTCTCGACGGCAACGGCGATCTGATTATTGCCACTGCCCTGGGTGAGATACGTCAGCATCGGCCCGTTGTCTATCAGCAGATCGGTGGCCAAAAGCGCCAGGTGGCCGGTCGGTATGTGCTGAACGGCCGCAAAGTCAGCTTTGCTGTGGGCGAGTACGACCGTAGCCTGCCGCTGGTCATCGATCCGATCCTCAGCTACTCGACCTTCGCGGGTGGAGCTGAACAGGATGTCGGAAACGACATCGTTCTTGGCAGTGACGGCAGCGTCTATATCACCGGGTACACTCTTTCCACCAGCTATCCCGCGGTGAGTGCTTACGACAGTTCCTACGCCGGCGGCACCGAATTCGGGGATATATTCATCACCAAGCTCAACGCTGCTGGTTCGCAGTTGGTATATTCCACTTACCTGGGCGGTACCGGCGACGATTTTGGCTCCGACATCGCAGTGCGCGAAAATGAAGCCTACGTGATCGGCTCGACAGCCTCAACCGATTTTCCCACCACGACCAACGCTTACGATACATCCTATGGCGGTGGTACCTACGACGCGTTCGTCGCCAAATTGAACGCTGCGGGCAACGGTCTGGTGTACTCCACGTACCTGGGCGGCACGCTTGAGGACAACGGTAACGGCATCGTCGTGGGTGGCGGCGGCGCCGCCTACATCACCGGCAACACCGGCTCCTTCGACTTCCCGGTCACCGACGGGACCGCCGATACGACCTTCAACGGCGGCTCCGATATGTTTGTGACCAGGCTTGGGGCAGCAGGCGATGCCCTGGTTTATTCGACATTTACCGGTGGTACCCTTGCCGATTCAGGTAACGATATCGTCCAAGGCAGCAACGACAGTGTCTACGTCGTCGGCACCACCAGCGGTGCTGGTTTCCCAGTCACTCCCAATCCCGGCGTTTACGACGTATCGTTCAACGGCGGCGGTTTTGATGCGGTAGTGACCCGTTTCAACAGCGCGGGCGGCCGGATCTATTCGACTTATCTCGGCGGAGTTGGCCAGGATTCCGGCAACGCTATCGCCCTGGGTAGCGACGGCAGTGTCTATGTGACCGGCTCGACGGCCTCCTCGGATTTTCCGACCACCAGCGGCGCCTACGACACCAGCTATAACCTGCTGCCCGATGTGTTTGTCACCCGGTTGAACGCCGGGGCCACCGCTTTGGTCTATTCCACCTTTCTCGGCGGCGCCCTCGGCGATGTCGGCCTCGGCATCGTCCTCGACAGTGCCGGCAACGCTTACATCACCGGTTCGACGCTCTCGACCAATTTTCCGGTAACCTTCGGCGCCTACGACACCAGCTACAACGGCGGTACGTCCTTTGGCGACGTATTCGTCTCCAAGCTCAACGCGCTGGGCGACCGGCTGCTCTACTCGACGTTTATCGGCGGCGCCACCGACGACTACGGCTCCAGCATCGTCGTGGGCAGCGGCGGCCGGATCTTTATTACCGGTGCCACCGCTTCGATCAAGTATCCCACCACCAGCGGCGCCTACGACACCAGCTTCGACGCCGCCACCGACGTGTTTATCAGCAGATTTCTCGTTCCTGTCGATGGCGATTTTGGTGCCAACGACAACGCCGACATTGTCTGGCGCAACTTCGGCAGCGGGGCCAACACGGTCTGGGGTATGAACGGCACCGCTTTTTCCGCCAGTGTTCCGCTCGAGACCGTCGGCGATCTCAACTGGCGCATCGGCGGTACTGACGATTTCAATGCCGACGGCAAACTGGACATTCTCTGGCGCAACCAGGCTACCGGCCAAAATTCGGTCTGGTTGATGGACGGTACTACGCGCACCGGCACCGCAACGCTCACGGCGGTGGCCGACCTCAACTGGCAAATTCAAGGCTCCGGCGACTACACCGGCGACGGCAAGCCGGATATTCTCTGGCGCAACTTTACCACCGGCGCCAACACCATCTGGAAGATGAACGGCACCGACTTTGTCGAGAGCATCGCCCTACCGGCAGTGAGCGATCCCAACTGGCGCATCGGGGGGTCCGCCGATTTTACCGGCGACAGCAAGCCGGATATTCTCTGGCGCAACCAGGCCACCGGCGCCAACACCGTCTGGACGATGGACGGCACCGCTTTTGTCGCCAGCGTTACGATTTCGTCAGTAGCTGATCTCAACTGGCGCATCGGCGGCACCGCCGATTACAACCGCGACGGCAAGCCGGACATTCTCTGGCGCAACTATGCCACCGGCGCCAACTCGATCTGGATCATGAACGGCACCACCTTCGTCTCCTCCGTCGCGCTGCAGGCAGTGAGCGACCTCAACTGGGAGATTCAGGCGCCGCGCTGA
- a CDS encoding YqiA/YcfP family alpha/beta fold hydrolase yields MHLVYLHGFASGPDSTKGGFLKRRLAELGYELHQPDLNAPAFETMTISSQLAVIARSLEGLRGPVTLLGSSMGGLLAVLQATRDPRIEQLVLIAPAFGFARRWQERLGAAAVAEWRRSGKLAVYHYAYRRECQLGFEMLADALGYDEAQPSRPVPTLILHGRHDEVVDFELSRAFAAPRPNVTLRPYDTDHAMIDVLEPMWQEIRAFLKLERQGGHPAVRSS; encoded by the coding sequence ATGCATCTGGTCTACCTGCACGGCTTTGCCTCCGGCCCCGATTCCACCAAGGGCGGCTTCCTGAAGCGGCGGCTTGCCGAATTGGGATACGAGCTGCACCAACCGGATCTCAACGCCCCCGCCTTTGAGACGATGACCATCAGTTCGCAACTGGCGGTGATCGCGCGCTCCCTCGAAGGTCTGAGAGGACCGGTCACCTTATTGGGTTCGAGCATGGGGGGACTGCTGGCGGTGCTGCAGGCGACGCGCGATCCGCGCATCGAACAGCTGGTGCTGATAGCGCCGGCTTTTGGTTTTGCCCGGCGCTGGCAGGAGCGGCTCGGGGCGGCGGCGGTGGCCGAATGGCGCCGCAGCGGCAAGCTCGCGGTTTATCACTATGCCTACCGCCGCGAGTGCCAGCTTGGCTTCGAGATGCTCGCCGACGCCCTCGGGTACGACGAAGCGCAACCGAGCCGACCGGTGCCGACCCTGATTTTGCACGGCCGACACGACGAAGTGGTCGACTTCGAACTCAGCCGCGCCTTTGCCGCCCCACGGCCCAACGTCACTTTGCGTCCCTACGATACCGATCACGCCATGATCGATGTCCTGGAGCCGATGTGGCAGGAAATCCGGGCCTTTTTAAAGCTCGAACGGCAGGGCGGACACCCTGCCGTTCGCAGCAGTTAA